A genome region from Flavobacterium sp. CFS9 includes the following:
- a CDS encoding T9SS sorting signal type C domain-containing protein: protein MRKHLLTLQLFVLPLFFYAQTKTVSFSSVGTSSFYVPAGVSSVTMSAWGGGGAGGGSTVPGLSLQRAAGGGGGGAFAGGTYSMNISIQTTLSITVGQGGAGVLSGNGNAGQNSSITGYLIALAGNGGIVNNGTASNPAGGAGGLASGSTGTTKVDGVSGGAGETLLPAVTGAGGAGGTSGTDVGGAGGASITGLLANSNGNPGTQPGGGGSGGKSALLGSASTGGAGGAGKVVIVYTCPTYSLTSISASTVNICTGTSSTVTLNGSLPVGAYSVAYQVDGVTQTPASMTVTTSGTGTFTAPGFSALGNKNLIVTSLTSGTSGNSADNCASTISANNSTTVSVTSSGTAPVALAGTGATCTQITANWQAVSGSTYYTLDLSTDINFGSFVGTYNGLNVGNVLTVNITGLSNATTYYYRVRAFSGTCLSAYSNTITYKPAVSPGNVALQAATNTLCTAFTANWSAEANAVSYLLDVSLVNTFASFVSGYNALDIGNVTTYTVTGLTAGTTYYYRLRSKNGCGTSATGTATVQNITTSTLPATPLNDPVVQPTCDLLTGTVVLKNLPNRNDYTITQTGTFSNTYSGGTGADWTKYTITGLAPGTYNFTVQYPGSCASASLSGIVVNALATNTYTIAGGWSLGTPTISQNIVFADDFSSSGDVNSCGCTINAGKKVTINSSNTLTVKNALIVDSSAGTSLTFKTSSSLVQVNTVVNSGNISYERTSPGILKKDYLYWSTPVSPQKLIDLSSGTSPTKYFGYDGTQWVVTDRTTNMTVGKGYIIRGPETYSNSAKATFTGIFSGVPNNGNLEGESLASGKSYLVGNPYPSALSADALISTNSILGGTIYFWTHNTPVQLTYTNQYTSDDYASYNLSGGVSAISDPLHSDIPANDNGIKPTGKIAAGQSFFVTTVGAGKVQFNNSMRLGGANNNQFFKSESASKETTLVKKRIWLNMTNTSGAFKQLLVGYIEGATNEYDSNYDGISFNANPYLDFYSIANGNNYVIQGRALPFLDTDLVPLGYRTTIAGDFTISIDEVDDNLSEQAIYIEDKTTGEIHNLKQSNYTFTTAVGTFSDRLVLRFTGKALGVEDFENTKNAIVVSVKNRIINVSSKEQLKDVFVYDVSGKLLYSKSKIGNKELQIQNLASGNQMVLVKVILENDATGTRKIVF, encoded by the coding sequence ATGAGAAAACATTTACTTACACTTCAGTTATTTGTATTGCCTTTATTTTTTTATGCACAGACTAAAACAGTCTCTTTTTCAAGTGTTGGAACAAGCAGTTTTTATGTTCCTGCAGGTGTATCATCAGTAACAATGAGTGCCTGGGGAGGAGGTGGAGCCGGTGGAGGTTCAACCGTTCCGGGCCTGAGTTTACAAAGAGCCGCCGGAGGAGGTGGAGGTGGTGCTTTTGCAGGTGGTACCTATTCTATGAACATATCCATTCAAACTACCTTGTCGATTACGGTTGGTCAAGGAGGTGCGGGAGTTTTGTCGGGTAATGGAAATGCTGGTCAGAATTCATCGATTACAGGTTATTTAATTGCGTTGGCAGGAAATGGTGGAATAGTCAATAATGGTACAGCTTCCAATCCGGCAGGAGGTGCCGGAGGATTAGCTTCAGGGTCTACCGGAACTACTAAAGTCGACGGAGTAAGCGGTGGAGCTGGTGAGACACTTTTACCCGCTGTAACCGGAGCCGGAGGAGCCGGAGGTACCAGCGGAACAGATGTTGGAGGCGCAGGAGGTGCAAGTATTACAGGCTTGCTGGCCAATAGCAATGGTAATCCGGGAACTCAGCCCGGAGGCGGTGGGAGCGGTGGAAAATCGGCACTTTTAGGTTCGGCTTCAACTGGAGGAGCTGGAGGAGCAGGAAAAGTTGTGATTGTTTATACCTGTCCAACTTATAGCCTGACAAGTATATCTGCTTCAACGGTAAATATTTGTACCGGAACATCTTCAACAGTAACACTAAATGGTAGTTTGCCAGTGGGAGCATATAGCGTTGCTTATCAGGTAGACGGAGTAACTCAGACACCGGCAAGTATGACAGTAACTACAAGTGGAACCGGTACTTTTACAGCTCCCGGATTTTCAGCTTTAGGGAATAAAAATTTAATAGTAACCTCTTTAACTTCCGGAACAAGTGGTAATTCTGCCGATAATTGCGCATCGACGATCAGTGCCAATAATAGCACTACAGTAAGTGTAACTTCATCTGGGACCGCTCCTGTTGCCTTGGCAGGAACTGGAGCAACCTGTACCCAAATTACAGCAAATTGGCAAGCCGTTTCAGGATCAACTTATTACACATTGGATCTTTCGACAGATATTAATTTCGGAAGTTTTGTTGGAACCTATAATGGTTTAAATGTGGGAAATGTTTTAACAGTAAATATTACAGGTTTAAGTAATGCCACTACTTATTATTACAGAGTTAGAGCGTTTAGCGGTACCTGTTTGAGTGCTTATTCGAATACCATAACTTACAAACCTGCGGTCTCTCCTGGTAATGTCGCATTGCAGGCAGCTACTAATACTTTGTGTACTGCATTTACAGCAAATTGGAGTGCAGAGGCTAATGCAGTAAGTTATTTACTAGATGTCTCTCTTGTCAATACATTTGCCAGTTTTGTCTCAGGTTATAATGCCCTTGATATAGGGAATGTGACAACTTATACAGTAACCGGATTAACTGCAGGTACCACTTATTATTACAGACTAAGATCGAAAAATGGCTGTGGAACCAGTGCCACAGGTACCGCAACAGTACAAAATATAACGACTTCTACTTTGCCAGCTACACCACTTAATGATCCGGTGGTTCAGCCTACCTGTGATCTTCTAACCGGAACGGTAGTTTTGAAGAATTTGCCCAACAGAAATGATTATACCATTACGCAAACTGGTACGTTCTCTAATACTTATTCAGGAGGAACAGGTGCCGATTGGACTAAATATACCATTACAGGACTGGCTCCCGGTACTTATAATTTTACGGTGCAATACCCGGGTAGCTGTGCTTCTGCGTCATTGTCGGGTATTGTTGTAAATGCTTTGGCAACGAATACCTATACGATTGCAGGAGGATGGTCACTTGGAACGCCAACTATAAGCCAGAATATTGTTTTTGCAGATGATTTTTCTTCATCCGGAGATGTGAATAGCTGTGGCTGTACGATAAATGCCGGAAAAAAGGTAACCATAAATAGTTCAAACACTTTAACGGTTAAGAATGCGTTAATTGTAGATTCGTCAGCAGGGACAAGTTTAACTTTCAAAACCAGTTCAAGTCTGGTTCAGGTAAATACTGTTGTTAATTCCGGAAATATTTCATATGAACGAACAAGTCCGGGAATTCTGAAAAAGGATTATTTGTATTGGTCCACTCCGGTAAGTCCTCAAAAATTAATCGATCTTTCGTCCGGAACATCGCCAACAAAATATTTTGGTTATGATGGTACACAATGGGTAGTTACCGACCGAACAACTAATATGACAGTCGGTAAAGGATATATTATTCGCGGTCCGGAAACCTATTCAAATAGTGCCAAAGCAACTTTTACGGGGATTTTTTCAGGGGTGCCAAATAATGGGAATCTGGAAGGTGAATCTTTGGCTTCTGGAAAAAGTTATTTGGTAGGGAATCCGTATCCATCTGCTTTAAGTGCTGATGCGCTTATAAGTACAAATAGCATACTAGGGGGGACAATATATTTCTGGACACACAATACACCGGTACAATTGACCTATACAAATCAGTATACGAGTGATGATTATGCATCGTACAACCTGAGTGGTGGAGTTTCGGCAATATCAGATCCACTGCATAGTGATATTCCGGCAAATGATAATGGAATTAAGCCAACGGGTAAAATAGCTGCAGGACAATCCTTTTTTGTAACTACAGTAGGGGCAGGAAAAGTACAATTTAATAATTCAATGCGATTAGGAGGAGCAAATAACAATCAGTTTTTTAAATCTGAAAGCGCCTCAAAGGAAACTACTTTGGTTAAAAAACGTATCTGGCTAAACATGACCAATACGTCAGGAGCGTTTAAACAATTGCTGGTAGGATATATAGAAGGGGCGACTAATGAGTATGATAGTAATTATGACGGCATTAGTTTTAACGCGAATCCTTATCTTGATTTTTACAGCATAGCCAATGGAAACAATTATGTCATTCAGGGTAGAGCTTTACCTTTTCTGGATACTGATCTTGTTCCTTTAGGATACCGCACGACAATTGCGGGTGATTTTACTATTTCAATTGATGAGGTAGATGATAATTTAAGTGAACAGGCTATTTATATTGAAGATAAAACAACCGGAGAAATTCATAATTTAAAACAGAGCAATTATACTTTTACAACCGCAGTTGGAACCTTCTCAGACCGATTAGTGTTGCGTTTTACCGGAAAAGCATTAGGTGTTGAAGATTTTGAAAACACAAAAAATGCTATAGTTGTTTCTGTTAAAAATAGAATAATAAATGTGTCTTCAAAAGAACAGCTTAAAGACGTTTTTGTTTATGATGTATCGGGGAAACTGCTTTACAGCAAAAGTAAGATTGGAAATAAAG
- a CDS encoding T9SS sorting signal type C domain-containing protein → MIKNVIFSLFLVVYLYGPAFCAQQGKVDISFNTDDNGKKGDGFDNVVRTVSLQSNQKLLVGGDYLNLNGTKCQYLTRLNPDGSIDETWDTGTGFNGKIYTSCIQPDGKIIVGGSFTSFNGISCGRLIRLNMDGSYDAAFDTTIAVNTGIIYNICLYRDGRIIITGSFTKYNNITVNRVACILSDGSLDSSFNTGSGSSANITNANVMSDGRILLTGNFSIFNTIAANRIVCLLPNGKVDTGFNTGSGFNEDVNAVVVQSDGKIIIGGKFTSYNGSITNRLVRLNQDGTIDNDFVTGTGFTGDAVQVIKNDSFGNIMVGGSFTGFYNGVAVNRICLLNSDGSLQTNFDVDSGPGSGSILTLANDSENFWYVGGSFSVFDSQNQGRLVKISKDGEREEAYLSTGVGFDNSVLKVLPLLDKSTVVLGNFQNFNGNFSSRIARVLADGSYDATFNSGQLGANNMIKSGALQLDGRIIFGGNFTKYNGAAFNRIIRVLPDGAIDNTFNVGSGFNGQIYSIAIQPDEKIIVAGNFTSYNGTPVGRIIRLLQSGLRDLSFDIGVGADGIIEAILIQPDGKILVGGRFDSFNGNSSHRLIRLNSIGSIDSDFSVGAGFDKNVYAIGLQSDQKIIVGGSFLSYSGIPQKRIARLNADGSLDSFFDNGVGFNKGDVRVILIQPDDRILVGGTFSGTYKSNTALRLIRLQKSGDYDISFKSELNNSLFTMGFTTDHKLIIGGSFNSISGVSKHRIARVKLCLDGTVWDGNSWSNGFPSLAKATEFRGNYESLTSVNICSCFIDEGKQVTLLNGNTLGVELSYTGKGILVLEDSASFYQSDDDVVNTGIVYVKRNSTPIRKSDYTYWSSPVDLQKLIDVSPKSHLEKFYSYNYDDKNWKKENPLNYMSVGKGYIFQGPQDYSETVPLKFEATFKGIPNNGKIEIKSGVADTFNLIGNPYPSALDGDIFLLANKSKIKGTLYFWTHNTPITRYKYTSDDYAVYNLLGGVGTRKSETSVINETVPDGTIATGQAFFTNSKGSETVEFTNSMRLIGRNSTFFKQPDRNSMSVFKNRIERHRIWLNFHNNEGSFKQILIGYIDGATNQYDTDYDAESLNGNQFVNFYSRIENKKLVIQGRALPFVENDSIILGYETAFAGEFNLSIDREDEYFKKGNVFLVDKKIKKRHNLRQGAYSFSSDAGTFNERFVLHFIDETLTIKDFSEKNPDVFISVEDRIIKVISTQDIISQITVFDILGKQLYRKENVESLEFQLPKFNSNHQIVIVKVILGSRKIVTRKILL, encoded by the coding sequence TTGATAAAAAATGTAATTTTTTCCCTGTTTTTGGTGGTCTATCTTTATGGTCCGGCATTTTGCGCTCAACAAGGCAAGGTAGATATTTCTTTTAATACAGATGATAATGGGAAAAAGGGAGATGGTTTTGATAATGTAGTACGAACGGTATCTTTACAGTCCAATCAAAAGCTTTTGGTCGGAGGTGATTATTTAAACCTCAATGGAACTAAGTGCCAATATTTAACCCGCTTAAATCCGGACGGCAGTATCGATGAAACCTGGGACACAGGGACAGGTTTTAATGGAAAAATTTATACGAGCTGTATTCAGCCAGATGGAAAAATAATTGTAGGCGGTAGTTTTACCTCTTTTAATGGAATCAGTTGTGGAAGACTGATCAGATTAAATATGGACGGTTCTTATGACGCAGCATTCGATACTACGATCGCTGTTAATACGGGTATTATTTATAACATTTGTCTGTATCGTGATGGAAGAATAATTATAACCGGAAGTTTTACTAAATATAATAATATTACCGTAAACAGGGTTGCCTGTATTTTGTCCGATGGCAGTTTAGATTCTTCTTTTAATACAGGTTCTGGGTCTTCTGCAAATATTACAAATGCAAATGTTATGTCCGATGGTAGAATTTTACTAACGGGTAATTTTTCAATTTTTAATACAATCGCGGCCAATAGAATTGTTTGTTTATTACCAAATGGTAAAGTTGATACTGGTTTTAATACAGGTTCCGGTTTTAATGAAGATGTGAATGCAGTTGTTGTCCAATCTGATGGGAAAATTATTATAGGAGGGAAATTTACAAGTTATAACGGATCAATCACTAATAGACTAGTAAGACTAAATCAGGATGGTACTATAGATAATGACTTTGTAACCGGGACAGGTTTTACTGGGGATGCAGTCCAGGTTATTAAAAATGATTCATTCGGCAATATTATGGTTGGAGGGTCATTTACTGGCTTTTATAATGGAGTAGCAGTTAATCGAATTTGCTTGTTAAATTCAGATGGAAGTCTTCAAACAAATTTTGATGTTGATTCGGGTCCGGGATCCGGATCAATTTTGACATTAGCGAATGATAGTGAAAACTTTTGGTATGTTGGGGGTTCATTTTCAGTTTTTGATAGTCAGAATCAGGGAAGATTAGTTAAAATTAGCAAAGACGGAGAACGTGAAGAAGCCTATTTATCAACCGGAGTTGGATTTGATAATTCAGTTTTAAAAGTATTACCCTTGTTAGATAAAAGTACGGTCGTACTGGGAAATTTTCAAAATTTTAATGGAAACTTTAGTTCAAGAATAGCTCGAGTCTTAGCGGATGGATCCTATGATGCAACTTTTAATTCCGGACAATTAGGGGCTAATAATATGATAAAATCCGGTGCCTTACAATTGGACGGAAGGATTATTTTCGGTGGAAATTTTACAAAGTATAATGGAGCTGCTTTCAATAGAATTATTCGGGTTTTGCCGGATGGAGCAATAGATAATACATTTAATGTAGGCTCAGGATTTAACGGTCAGATTTACAGTATTGCAATTCAACCCGATGAAAAAATAATTGTAGCAGGAAATTTCACAAGTTATAATGGGACACCAGTTGGAAGAATAATTAGGTTATTACAAAGTGGTTTACGAGATCTTAGTTTTGATATTGGCGTTGGTGCTGATGGAATTATTGAAGCAATATTAATTCAACCTGATGGAAAAATCCTGGTAGGAGGGCGATTTGACAGCTTTAATGGAAATTCATCTCATAGATTGATTCGTCTTAATTCTATAGGAAGTATCGATTCTGATTTTAGTGTAGGGGCAGGTTTTGATAAAAATGTTTATGCAATTGGACTTCAGTCCGATCAGAAGATAATAGTGGGAGGGTCATTTTTAAGTTACAGTGGAATTCCGCAAAAAAGAATTGCTCGTTTGAACGCAGATGGGAGTCTGGATTCTTTTTTTGATAATGGAGTAGGTTTTAATAAAGGTGATGTTCGTGTTATTTTAATTCAGCCGGATGATCGTATTTTGGTGGGAGGAACTTTTTCCGGGACTTATAAATCCAATACTGCTTTGCGGTTAATACGTTTGCAAAAATCGGGGGACTATGATATTTCATTTAAAAGTGAGCTTAACAACAGTCTCTTTACAATGGGATTTACTACAGATCATAAGTTGATTATTGGAGGGAGTTTTAATTCCATATCAGGGGTTTCAAAACACAGAATTGCCAGAGTCAAACTTTGTTTAGACGGGACAGTTTGGGATGGTAACAGTTGGTCAAATGGGTTTCCATCATTAGCAAAAGCAACAGAGTTTAGAGGAAATTATGAAAGTCTAACTTCTGTAAACATATGTAGCTGTTTTATTGATGAAGGAAAACAAGTCACGCTTTTGAATGGAAACACTTTGGGAGTAGAACTTTCCTATACAGGTAAAGGGATATTAGTACTGGAAGATTCAGCTAGTTTCTATCAGTCTGATGATGATGTAGTGAATACGGGTATCGTTTATGTAAAAAGAAACTCAACGCCTATACGAAAATCCGATTATACGTATTGGTCTTCGCCGGTAGACCTACAAAAACTAATAGATGTATCTCCTAAATCACATTTGGAAAAATTCTATTCATACAACTATGATGATAAAAATTGGAAGAAAGAAAACCCTTTAAATTATATGTCTGTCGGAAAAGGATATATTTTCCAGGGACCGCAAGATTATTCTGAAACTGTGCCTTTAAAATTTGAAGCAACTTTTAAAGGAATTCCTAATAATGGTAAAATTGAGATTAAATCAGGTGTAGCTGATACTTTTAATTTAATTGGCAATCCATATCCTTCGGCTCTTGATGGAGATATTTTTTTATTGGCTAACAAATCAAAAATTAAAGGCACGCTTTACTTTTGGACACATAATACACCAATTACCAGGTATAAATATACTTCGGATGATTATGCGGTTTATAATTTACTTGGCGGTGTAGGAACAAGAAAATCCGAAACATCCGTAATTAATGAAACAGTTCCTGATGGGACGATCGCCACGGGACAGGCATTTTTTACAAATAGTAAAGGTTCAGAGACAGTAGAGTTTACAAATAGTATGCGGCTTATAGGTAGAAATTCAACATTCTTCAAACAGCCAGATAGAAATTCAATGTCGGTATTTAAGAACAGAATAGAAAGACATCGTATTTGGCTAAATTTTCATAATAATGAAGGAAGTTTTAAACAAATCCTGATTGGTTATATTGATGGAGCTACAAATCAATACGATACCGATTATGATGCAGAATCACTAAATGGTAACCAGTTCGTTAATTTTTATAGCAGGATTGAAAATAAAAAATTAGTAATTCAGGGCAGAGCATTGCCTTTTGTTGAAAACGATTCAATAATACTTGGTTATGAAACTGCATTTGCGGGAGAATTTAATCTTAGTATAGATCGTGAGGATGAATATTTTAAAAAAGGGAATGTTTTTTTGGTAGATAAAAAAATAAAAAAAAGACACAATTTGAGACAGGGTGCTTATTCGTTCTCGAGTGATGCAGGAACTTTTAATGAGCGGTTTGTACTGCATTTTATAGATGAAACTTTAACGATCAAAGATTTTTCAGAGAAGAATCCAGACGTATTTATTTCTGTAGAGGATAGAATTATTAAAGTAATCTCAACTCAGGATATAATTAGTCAAATAACCGTTTTTGATATTTTGGGTAAACAATTGTATCGAAAAGAAAATGTTGAAAGTTTAGAATTCCAACTTCCAAAATTCAATTCAAACCATCAGATTGTAATTGTAAAAGTTATCCTTGGAAGTAGAAAAATAGTGACAAGGAAGATTTTACTTTAA